A single uncultured Acetobacterium sp. DNA region contains:
- a CDS encoding metal ABC transporter ATP-binding protein — MEQLKEKNPQKIKPNENQCSGLCCTRVENFCVNFGNMKVLEDVNLHIHCGELTAIIGPNGGGKSTLLKAMLGEVRHSGELKYLDEKDQSSGQPVIGYVPQHLSFDTDTPTSVLDLFTACNSNIPAWLLSTKKIKTKVNESLAVTKAEHLINRRIGALSGGELQRVLLALALDPMPDLLLLDEPVSGIDQNGLEVFYDTVSEIRKKYDLSIILVSHDLDLVEKYADRVILLNGTVLCSGSAKAVFNDPITAKIFGLTWFKNRSSDQGKDDEVSK; from the coding sequence GTGGAACAGTTGAAAGAAAAAAATCCTCAAAAAATAAAACCGAATGAAAATCAATGCTCGGGTTTATGCTGTACCAGGGTTGAGAATTTTTGCGTGAATTTTGGCAATATGAAGGTTCTGGAAGATGTCAATCTACATATTCATTGTGGCGAATTAACAGCGATCATCGGTCCCAATGGTGGTGGAAAAAGCACCCTTTTAAAAGCCATGCTGGGAGAAGTGCGGCATTCCGGAGAACTGAAGTATCTGGATGAAAAAGATCAGAGCAGCGGACAACCAGTGATCGGATATGTTCCCCAGCATCTCAGTTTTGATACCGATACACCAACCAGCGTGTTGGATCTTTTTACGGCGTGCAATTCTAATATTCCGGCGTGGTTATTAAGCACCAAAAAAATAAAAACTAAGGTTAACGAAAGTCTGGCGGTTACCAAAGCAGAGCATCTTATTAATCGAAGAATCGGGGCATTATCGGGTGGCGAGCTTCAACGGGTTTTGCTTGCTTTGGCGCTCGACCCGATGCCGGATTTGCTGCTTTTAGATGAACCCGTGTCGGGGATTGACCAGAATGGGCTAGAAGTTTTTTATGATACGGTTTCAGAAATAAGAAAAAAATATGATTTGTCAATTATTCTGGTTTCTCATGATTTGGATCTTGTGGAAAAGTATGCCGATCGGGTTATTTTATTAAATGGCACCGTTTTATGCAGCGGATCTGCAAAAGCGGTTTTCAATGATCCGATTACCGCAAAAATATTTGGCTTGACCTGGTTTAAAAACAGATCCAGCGATCAGGGAAAGGATGACGAGGTCAGTAAATGA
- a CDS encoding cobalt transport protein CbiN produces the protein MSKTKKIVIGLLLVVVLIAVVPLFVLKGAEFGGSDDAGSVAISEITGSEYEPWFTPIMETAIGGELPGEIESLLFCVQTGIGVSIIAFVMGRFVERKKKEDRLDNAK, from the coding sequence ATGTCAAAAACAAAGAAAATAGTTATTGGTCTTTTATTGGTTGTTGTGTTAATTGCGGTTGTTCCATTATTTGTGTTAAAAGGTGCTGAATTTGGTGGTTCAGACGATGCTGGAAGCGTGGCCATTTCGGAGATTACCGGTTCTGAGTATGAGCCATGGTTTACGCCAATTATGGAAACAGCCATTGGCGGCGAATTGCCAGGTGAAATTGAAAGCCTGCTCTTTTGTGTACAGACCGGGATCGGCGTGAGCATCATTGCTTTTGTCATGGGACGGTTCGTGGAACGCAAGAAAAAAGAAGATCGATTGGATAATGCCAAATAA
- a CDS encoding metal ABC transporter substrate-binding protein: MFTKKFNFIIVLMVVVLVLGGCASNKESSAGTDGKKVGMTIVTSFYPMYVSTLNVTRDIPNVNVINMTKPQTGCLHDYQLTPEDLITIEGADAFVVNGAGMEAFLDDVLKQQQDLKIVEASKGIELMKDESGEENPHVWVSITNSITQVRNIAEQLSLIDPENAEKYNSNADAYIAKLEALKEKMHASLDPIGNRDIITFHEAFPYFAKEFNLNIVDVIEREPGTAPTPKELEATINIIKASKVKALFAEPQYEAAAAETIANETGAKIYSLDPGVTGEADETAYDDYLNVMEANLKSLEEALK; encoded by the coding sequence GTGTTCACAAAGAAGTTCAATTTTATCATTGTATTGATGGTTGTTGTTTTAGTTTTAGGTGGCTGTGCATCAAATAAAGAATCAAGTGCAGGGACTGACGGGAAAAAAGTGGGGATGACCATCGTGACGTCTTTCTATCCTATGTATGTGTCAACTCTCAATGTTACGAGGGACATTCCCAATGTGAATGTTATTAATATGACAAAACCGCAAACGGGCTGCCTTCATGATTACCAGCTGACTCCCGAGGATTTGATCACCATTGAAGGAGCGGACGCCTTTGTTGTTAATGGTGCCGGGATGGAGGCATTTCTGGATGACGTATTAAAACAGCAGCAAGATCTTAAAATTGTTGAAGCCAGTAAGGGCATTGAGCTGATGAAAGATGAATCAGGCGAAGAGAACCCCCATGTCTGGGTAAGTATCACCAATTCAATCACTCAGGTAAGAAATATTGCTGAACAATTATCGCTGATCGATCCGGAAAATGCCGAAAAATATAACAGTAATGCAGACGCTTATATTGCCAAATTGGAAGCTTTGAAAGAAAAAATGCATGCCTCGCTTGATCCAATTGGTAATCGCGATATTATCACCTTTCATGAAGCGTTCCCATATTTTGCCAAAGAATTTAATCTCAATATTGTTGATGTCATCGAGCGAGAACCGGGAACTGCCCCGACCCCAAAAGAACTTGAGGCGACCATCAATATCATCAAGGCATCAAAGGTTAAGGCACTTTTTGCCGAGCCGCAATACGAGGCAGCAGCGGCGGAAACCATTGCCAATGAAACAGGCGCAAAAATTTATTCGCTTGACCCTGGGGTTACCGGAGAAGCGGATGAAACGGCTTACGACGATTACCTGAACGTCATGGAGGCTAATTTAAAATCACTGGAAGAGGCATTAAAATAG
- a CDS encoding metal ABC transporter permease, translated as MLNLWFDFIGFLLPFQWAGHDFMKSALLAILLITPLFGLLGTMIVSNKMAFFSDALGHGAFTGIAIGSLIGLISPTMAAVIFSIIFALIITVIKNRSRASTDTIIGVFSSIAIALGLVLMSFGGSFNKYSSYLIGDLLSISPTEILILTIVFIIVIALWVIIFNKLLMVSINQSLARSRGVNTLLIEIVFTAMIAVIVTISIQWVGLLIINSLLVLPAAGARNITKNVRQYTLVATIIAVFSGVSGLIASYYLNTATGATIVLVAGIIFFLTLIFKNKFD; from the coding sequence ATGCTTAATTTATGGTTCGATTTTATTGGGTTCCTGCTGCCCTTTCAATGGGCGGGACATGATTTTATGAAAAGTGCCTTACTGGCGATCCTCCTCATTACCCCCCTTTTTGGTTTGCTGGGAACGATGATTGTCAGCAATAAGATGGCTTTTTTTTCGGATGCTTTAGGCCATGGTGCATTTACCGGCATCGCCATTGGGTCTTTGATTGGGTTAATCAGCCCGACGATGGCAGCTGTTATTTTTTCAATTATTTTTGCTTTGATTATAACAGTTATAAAAAATAGAAGCCGCGCTTCAACGGATACAATCATTGGGGTGTTCTCTTCAATTGCCATTGCTTTGGGGCTGGTGTTGATGTCATTCGGGGGTAGTTTCAACAAGTATTCATCCTATTTGATTGGCGATTTGCTAAGCATATCACCGACAGAAATTTTGATTTTAACCATAGTGTTTATTATTGTGATTGCCCTGTGGGTGATTATTTTCAACAAACTGCTAATGGTAAGTATCAATCAATCCCTGGCCCGAAGCAGAGGTGTAAATACCCTGCTGATTGAGATCGTATTTACCGCGATGATTGCGGTTATCGTAACGATTTCAATTCAGTGGGTGGGACTTTTGATTATTAATTCCCTGTTGGTATTGCCAGCGGCAGGAGCGAGAAATATAACAAAAAATGTCAGGCAATATACACTGGTAGCGACTATCATTGCCGTTTTTTCCGGTGTGAGTGGTTTGATTGCCTCATACTATTTAAATACTGCAACTGGTGCGACGATTGTATTAGTAGCTGGAATTATTTTCTTCTTAACACTCATATTTAAAAATAAATTTGATTAG
- a CDS encoding ATP-binding cassette domain-containing protein: MSNLMVEIKKYSIQLGTFKLSNINLDICEQEIFAVLGRTGSGKTVLLESVAGFYKNFSGDVSIQGKRVVDIPLEKRGIGFVYQDFGLFPHMTVYDNITYGLKIRRKDSAFKKKMADRMAEILSIGHILNQYPGTLSGGERQRTALARALILEPKLLLMDEPFSSLDPSTKEMMYQQIKKIHQIFECTILFVTHDFNEAQRMADRIGIMVNGELKGIRKSSDLFEPCQDDEINEFLRGSHERGVSVWKNLV; encoded by the coding sequence ATGAGCAATTTAATGGTTGAAATCAAAAAATATTCGATTCAATTAGGCACTTTTAAACTTTCTAATATTAATTTAGACATTTGCGAACAAGAAATATTTGCAGTTTTAGGAAGAACCGGATCAGGTAAAACAGTTCTTTTAGAATCGGTGGCTGGATTTTATAAAAATTTTTCAGGGGACGTGTCTATTCAGGGAAAACGGGTCGTTGATATCCCGCTGGAAAAAAGGGGAATCGGCTTTGTCTATCAGGATTTCGGCTTATTTCCACATATGACCGTATATGATAATATTACTTATGGTTTGAAAATACGACGAAAAGACAGTGCGTTTAAGAAAAAAATGGCAGATCGAATGGCTGAAATATTGTCAATCGGCCATATTCTAAATCAGTACCCGGGAACCTTAAGTGGTGGCGAGCGGCAGCGGACAGCCCTGGCTCGGGCACTTATTCTGGAACCAAAGCTATTGCTGATGGATGAACCTTTTTCTTCACTGGATCCGTCGACAAAGGAAATGATGTATCAACAGATAAAAAAAATTCATCAAATTTTCGAGTGTACCATTCTATTTGTAACCCACGACTTTAATGAAGCCCAGCGCATGGCAGATCGTATCGGGATAATGGTGAATGGGGAATTAAAAGGCATCCGAAAGAGTTCAGATTTATTTGAACCTTGCCAGGACGATGAAATCAATGAATTTCTTAGGGGTAGTCACGAAAGGGGTGTCAGTGTATGGAAGAACTTAGTTTAA
- the modD gene encoding ModD protein has protein sequence MSFISINEIDRLINEDVPYIDLTSWTLGIREQVGQITYFTRDDAVVCGTEEVRAIFDRLHIEMDHMIPSGRQVVAGSELIIGTGRAEDLHIAWKVGQNILDNCSGIATKTKKMVDIVKAANPNMAVLTTRKGFPGTKALATKAIMAGGAMPHRLGLSETILIFKQHLNFIGGFESLLNKLPEIKTECCEKKIIVEATTLDQALDLCRAGADGIQFDKMGVADLINAVNNLRVEFPDRVLLAAGGINETNIAKYAKTNVNGLVTTSLYSAKPIDIGVRIEK, from the coding sequence ATGTCATTTATATCAATCAATGAAATCGACCGACTGATTAATGAGGATGTTCCTTATATTGACTTGACAAGCTGGACACTGGGGATTAGAGAACAGGTCGGACAGATTACCTATTTTACCCGGGACGATGCCGTTGTCTGCGGAACAGAAGAAGTGCGAGCCATCTTTGATCGACTGCATATTGAGATGGATCACATGATTCCATCGGGACGACAAGTTGTTGCCGGTTCAGAACTGATAATAGGGACCGGACGAGCAGAAGATTTGCACATCGCCTGGAAAGTTGGCCAGAATATTTTGGATAACTGCTCAGGCATTGCCACAAAAACGAAGAAAATGGTCGACATTGTCAAGGCAGCCAATCCGAATATGGCAGTATTGACCACCCGCAAGGGCTTTCCGGGAACAAAAGCACTGGCAACAAAAGCGATCATGGCAGGAGGCGCGATGCCGCATCGGTTGGGCTTATCTGAAACGATTCTGATTTTTAAACAACATTTAAATTTTATCGGCGGTTTTGAAAGTCTGCTGAATAAACTGCCAGAAATAAAAACCGAATGTTGCGAAAAGAAAATTATCGTTGAAGCAACAACCTTGGATCAAGCCTTAGACCTTTGTCGTGCCGGTGCCGACGGGATCCAGTTTGATAAAATGGGTGTTGCAGATTTGATCAACGCAGTAAATAATTTAAGAGTTGAATTTCCGGACAGAGTTCTGCTGGCAGCAGGCGGAATCAATGAGACCAATATTGCGAAATACGCCAAAACCAATGTAAATGGGCTTGTAACAACCAGTTTATACAGTGCAAAACCCATCGATATTGGGGTCAGAATTGAAAAATAA
- a CDS encoding metalloregulator ArsR/SmtB family transcription factor has translation MEMKPKDCDEQAEILKILGNPVRLCIVRGLIKKGSCNVTYMEECLGVSQSSISQHLGKLKSAGIVKGYRSGTEIYYEVISKSAKKIINAIYEEED, from the coding sequence ATGGAAATGAAACCAAAAGATTGTGACGAACAGGCGGAAATTTTGAAAATTTTGGGAAATCCAGTTAGACTTTGCATTGTCAGAGGTCTGATAAAAAAAGGAAGCTGCAATGTAACCTATATGGAAGAATGTCTGGGGGTATCACAATCGTCCATTTCTCAACACTTGGGAAAATTAAAAAGTGCTGGGATTGTTAAAGGATATCGGTCTGGAACTGAAATCTATTATGAAGTGATATCCAAAAGTGCAAAAAAAATAATTAATGCAATATATGAGGAGGAAGATTGA
- a CDS encoding heavy metal-associated domain-containing protein, translating into MEELSLTVEGIMCGKCVKKIKEVLLNKDSIEDVNVSDDYKTVTILCDATKINALQISDIIERIEDKSFKIIN; encoded by the coding sequence ATGGAAGAACTTAGTTTAACAGTTGAGGGTATTATGTGCGGTAAATGTGTAAAAAAAATAAAGGAAGTTTTGTTGAATAAAGATAGTATTGAAGATGTCAATGTCAGTGATGATTATAAAACGGTAACGATTTTATGTGATGCGACTAAAATAAACGCTTTGCAAATTAGTGATATTATTGAGAGAATCGAAGATAAATCATTTAAAATAATCAATTGA
- a CDS encoding energy-coupling factor ABC transporter permease: MNIREKRFVAIAAAIALVFGLTPVANAMHIMEGYLPAGFCIAWGVICIPFLIAGYLSIRKTLKENPKTITLLAMAGAYVFVLSSLKIPSVTGSCSHMTGTGLGAILFGPTAVSILGIIVLIFQAILLAHGGLTTLGANTFSMAIAGPFVTYGIFVLCKKIKVNKHLGVFFAAAIGDLFTYCVTAFQLAMAYPSESGGIGASVVKFLLVFAPTQLPLAIIEGILTVVIIIGLETYASSELAELGYLAGGVK, encoded by the coding sequence ATGAACATCAGAGAAAAAAGATTTGTTGCCATTGCTGCCGCTATTGCTTTGGTATTTGGGCTAACCCCGGTGGCCAACGCGATGCACATTATGGAAGGTTATTTGCCAGCCGGTTTCTGCATTGCCTGGGGCGTGATTTGTATCCCGTTTTTAATCGCTGGTTACCTATCCATTAGAAAAACACTCAAGGAGAATCCGAAAACCATTACCTTGTTGGCAATGGCAGGTGCCTATGTTTTTGTGTTATCATCTTTAAAAATACCATCCGTCACCGGCAGTTGTTCGCATATGACGGGGACTGGGCTGGGGGCCATTCTTTTTGGACCAACGGCAGTCAGTATTTTGGGAATCATTGTACTCATTTTCCAGGCAATTCTGCTAGCTCACGGTGGACTAACTACCTTAGGAGCCAATACTTTTTCGATGGCAATTGCCGGTCCATTTGTAACCTATGGCATCTTTGTTTTGTGTAAAAAGATAAAGGTTAATAAACATCTGGGCGTTTTTTTTGCAGCTGCCATCGGTGATTTATTCACTTATTGTGTCACAGCCTTTCAGTTGGCAATGGCTTATCCTTCTGAAAGTGGTGGGATTGGCGCTTCGGTGGTAAAATTTCTGCTGGTGTTTGCGCCAACACAATTGCCACTGGCCATTATCGAAGGGATTTTGACCGTTGTGATCATTATTGGACTAGAAACCTATGCATCATCAGAACTTGCAGAGCTTGGATATTTAGCGGGAGGTGTAAAATAA
- a CDS encoding ABC transporter permease — protein MKERLSGFDFFEIVTIIITVIIIIFTSTLILSIVLKGLPYLGEAFQSEEVWFSIKLSLYTASISTVICIFLAIPTAYALSRTAFPFKRVCQIIIELPLSMPYLVLGLSLLIIFSSDFGKALKSMGFRVVFDKNGIILAQMVVNLPFAIRFIRTAFQEVDERLEFISGSLGATKWERFITITLPLARNAIITTIILTWSRGLGEFGATLMLVGATRMKTETLTTSIYLNLATGDTGAAMASATVILIISMVSLFLTSWIGRKNKQESRMKDVNA, from the coding sequence ATGAAAGAACGACTTTCCGGCTTTGATTTTTTTGAAATAGTTACAATCATCATTACCGTCATTATTATTATCTTTACATCAACATTGATCTTGTCAATCGTATTAAAAGGATTACCATATCTGGGAGAGGCGTTTCAGTCAGAAGAGGTGTGGTTTTCAATTAAGCTAAGTTTATATACAGCAAGTATTTCCACCGTCATCTGTATATTTCTGGCTATACCAACCGCTTATGCACTGTCCCGGACCGCTTTTCCCTTTAAACGAGTCTGTCAAATTATTATTGAACTGCCGCTGTCCATGCCCTATTTAGTTTTAGGATTGAGTCTTCTGATTATTTTTTCTTCGGACTTTGGTAAAGCGCTTAAAAGTATGGGATTTCGGGTTGTCTTCGACAAAAACGGTATCATATTGGCCCAAATGGTTGTCAATTTACCCTTTGCGATTCGTTTTATTCGTACCGCGTTTCAGGAGGTTGATGAGCGTTTGGAGTTCATTTCAGGAAGTCTGGGGGCGACAAAATGGGAGCGATTCATCACCATCACATTACCCTTAGCCAGAAATGCGATCATAACAACGATTATTCTGACGTGGTCACGGGGGTTAGGCGAATTTGGCGCGACCTTAATGCTAGTGGGGGCGACACGAATGAAAACCGAAACTTTGACCACATCGATTTATTTGAATTTGGCAACTGGCGATACCGGTGCCGCAATGGCATCTGCCACGGTCATTCTTATTATTTCAATGGTATCACTTTTTTTAACCAGCTGGATAGGCCGGAAAAATAAGCAGGAAAGCCGGATGAAGGATGTGAACGCATGA
- a CDS encoding substrate-binding domain-containing protein, whose translation MKKFKNLLVVLLVIGTILSLASGCSTTSKDAEVKNDQQQSLAGHTLFIYCGAGMTKPFSAIADKFKEETGCDVQVVYANAAQLQNQIQTTGEGDLFVAGSTDELTPVKDKVTESKDLVKHIPVLAVKSGNPLGITGLNDLTKEGVEVVLGDADATPIGKIANKALSDLGILNSVNVVARAATAPEIANALAVDECNAIINWKENVPATNAEIVNTTDLNAYVKTVPAAKLSSSKNTEALTALMAFLDTDAAKNIWKSNGYELLN comes from the coding sequence ATGAAAAAGTTTAAGAATTTGTTAGTCGTATTATTGGTAATTGGAACAATACTCAGTTTAGCATCAGGTTGCAGCACCACGTCTAAAGATGCTGAGGTGAAAAACGATCAGCAACAAAGTCTTGCAGGTCACACTCTGTTTATTTATTGCGGAGCAGGCATGACGAAACCGTTTAGTGCAATTGCTGATAAATTTAAAGAGGAAACAGGTTGTGATGTGCAAGTCGTTTATGCCAATGCAGCGCAGCTTCAGAATCAGATTCAAACAACCGGAGAAGGTGATCTATTTGTTGCGGGTTCTACTGATGAGCTTACACCGGTCAAAGATAAGGTAACAGAAAGTAAAGATCTGGTCAAACATATTCCGGTATTAGCGGTAAAAAGTGGTAACCCTCTGGGGATTACCGGCTTAAATGATTTAACCAAGGAAGGTGTCGAAGTTGTTCTGGGGGATGCAGATGCGACACCAATCGGTAAAATTGCCAATAAAGCACTTTCAGATCTGGGGATTTTAAACAGTGTAAATGTCGTGGCAAGAGCAGCGACTGCACCTGAAATTGCCAATGCCCTGGCCGTTGACGAATGCAATGCGATTATTAACTGGAAAGAAAATGTACCAGCTACCAATGCAGAAATTGTCAATACAACCGACTTGAATGCTTATGTAAAAACGGTTCCAGCGGCTAAACTAAGCAGCAGTAAAAATACCGAAGCGCTGACCGCATTAATGGCATTTTTAGATACGGATGCGGCAAAAAATATCTGGAAAAGCAATGGATATGAATTGCTCAACTAA
- a CDS encoding DMT family transporter, producing the protein MKNYSVLYALLAAMLFGFNAPFSKLLINELNPLFLAALLYLGAGIGMTLLTFFNKSRKIEAKEARLTKKETPYVILMILLDIAAPIFLLFGISMSNSSTAALLGTSEIAATSIIAMIIFKEAIGKRLWIAIGFISLASILLTVTDAATISLSIGSVLIILSCLCWGLENNCTRKISLKDPLQIVILKGFGSGMGALLIASIWGELSGSLLSIISAMALGFAAYGLSIYFYVKAQRGLGAARTSAYYAVAPFIGVLISWLVLKEPITISFLIALGIMVLGSWLALSENHEHAHIHGDETHEHKHTHEDDHHKHDDHSLVISEHCHVHTHQRMKHKHGHLPDSHHRHVH; encoded by the coding sequence ATGAAGAATTACTCCGTTTTGTATGCACTCCTGGCGGCGATGCTGTTTGGGTTTAATGCGCCATTCTCCAAGCTGCTGATCAATGAACTAAACCCGCTTTTTTTAGCTGCATTACTGTATCTTGGGGCAGGAATCGGGATGACGCTACTGACCTTTTTTAATAAAAGTCGCAAAATCGAAGCAAAAGAAGCCAGACTGACAAAAAAAGAGACGCCCTATGTCATTCTAATGATTTTGCTGGATATTGCTGCACCAATTTTTTTGCTGTTTGGCATCAGCATGTCCAATTCCAGTACGGCAGCGTTGTTGGGAACCTCCGAAATCGCAGCGACTTCCATTATTGCCATGATCATTTTTAAAGAGGCCATCGGAAAGCGGCTTTGGATTGCCATCGGTTTTATTTCTTTAGCAAGCATTCTGCTAACTGTTACCGATGCGGCGACAATCAGTTTATCCATCGGGTCAGTTTTAATTATACTTTCCTGTTTGTGCTGGGGATTAGAAAATAATTGTACCCGAAAGATATCACTGAAAGATCCACTCCAGATTGTAATTCTAAAAGGTTTTGGTTCGGGAATGGGGGCGTTACTGATTGCGTCTATCTGGGGCGAGTTATCAGGATCGCTGTTGTCGATTATTTCGGCGATGGCTCTGGGTTTTGCCGCCTATGGGCTCAGTATTTACTTCTATGTAAAAGCACAGCGGGGGTTAGGGGCGGCCCGGACCAGTGCCTATTATGCAGTTGCACCTTTTATCGGCGTGCTGATTTCCTGGCTGGTTTTGAAAGAACCAATTACGATTTCCTTTCTTATTGCTTTGGGAATTATGGTATTGGGGAGTTGGCTGGCCTTATCCGAAAACCATGAACATGCTCATATTCATGGTGATGAAACCCATGAGCACAAACACACGCATGAGGATGATCACCATAAGCACGATGATCATTCTTTGGTTATCAGTGAACATTGTCATGTCCATACTCATCAGCGTATGAAGCATAAACATGGACACCTTCCGGATAGTCATCATCGTCATGTTCACTGA
- a CDS encoding Fur family transcriptional regulator: MNKTSTHKEMLKDRGLKNTKHRNSILSIFEESAQPLTAEQIYTELANQNTAINLSTIYRILKTLTEKEIIIKTTIEGDNKALFELNSDEHRHHLVCIECKEITMVDECPFEEYEKRLKEKMGFTILGHKLEIYGVCNRCKEKADGNK, encoded by the coding sequence GTGAACAAAACATCAACCCACAAAGAAATGTTGAAAGATCGTGGTTTAAAGAACACCAAGCATCGCAATTCAATATTAAGTATATTCGAAGAAAGCGCTCAGCCATTAACGGCTGAGCAAATCTATACAGAACTTGCAAATCAGAATACGGCGATAAATTTATCAACGATTTACCGGATTTTAAAAACCCTAACCGAGAAGGAAATAATCATAAAAACAACAATAGAAGGTGATAACAAAGCCTTATTTGAGTTGAATAGCGATGAGCACCGGCACCATCTTGTCTGCATTGAGTGTAAAGAAATAACCATGGTTGATGAATGCCCCTTTGAAGAATATGAAAAAAGGCTGAAAGAAAAAATGGGCTTTACAATACTTGGTCATAAACTGGAAATTTATGGAGTTTGCAACCGTTGTAAGGAAAAAGCAGATGGAAACAAATAA